In Rattus norvegicus strain BN/NHsdMcwi chromosome 3, GRCr8, whole genome shotgun sequence, a genomic segment contains:
- the Dgkz gene encoding diacylglycerol kinase zeta isoform 2 (isoform 2 is encoded by transcript variant 2): MEPRDPSPEARSSDSESASASSSGSERDADPEPDKAPRRLTKRRFPGLRLFGHRKAITKSGLQHLAPPPPTPGAPCGESERQIRSTVDWSESAAYGEHIWFETNVSGDFCYVGEQYCVAKMLPKSAPRRKCAACKIVVHTPCIGQLEKINFRCKPSFRESGSRNVREPTFVRHHWVHRRRQDGKCRHCGKGFQQKFTFHSKEIVAISCSWCKQAYHSKVSCFMLQQIEEPCSLGVHAAVVIPPTWILRARRPQNTLKASKKKKRASFKRRSSKKGPEEGRWRPFIIRPTPSPLMKPLLVFVNPKSGGNQGAKIIQSFLWYLNPRQVFDLSQGGPREALEMYRKVHNLRILACGGDGTVGWILSTLDQLRLKPPPPVAILPLGTGNDLARTLNWGGGYTDEPVSKILSHVEEGNVVQLDRWDLRAEPNPEAGPEERDDGATDRLPLDVFNNYFSLGFDAHVTLEFHESREANPEKFNSRFRNKMFYAGTAFSDFLMGSSKDLAKHIRVVCDGMDLTPKIQDLKPQCIVFLNIPRYCAGTMPWGHPGEHHDFEPQRHDDGYLEVIGFTMTSLAALQVGGHGERLTQCREVLLTTAKAIPVQVDGEPCKLAASRIRIALRNQATMVQKAKRRSTAPLHSDQQPVPEQLRIQVSRVSMHDYEALHYDKEQLKEASVPLGTVVVPGDSDLELCRAHIERLQQEPDGAGAKSPMCHPLSSKWCFLDATTASRFYRIDRAQEHLNYVTEIAQDEIYILDPELLGASARPDLPTPTSPLPASPCSPTPGSLQGDAALPQGEELIEAAKRNDFCKLQELHRAGGDLMHRDHQSRTLLHHAVSTGSKEVVRYLLDHAPPEILDAVEENGETCLHQAAALGQRTICHYIVEAGASLMKTDQQGDTPRQRAEKAQDTELAAYLENRQHYQMIQREDQETAV; encoded by the exons GAAAGCCATCACCAAGTCGGGCCTCCAGCACCTGGCACCCCCTCCTCCCACGCCTGGGGCCCCGTGCGGTGAATCTGAGCGGCAGATCCGGAGTACTGTGGACTGGAGT GAGTCAGCAGCGTATGGGGAGCACATCTGGTTTGAGACCAACGTGTCCGGAGATTTCTGCTATGTCGGGGAGCAGTACTGTGTAGCTAAGATGCTG CCGAAGTCAGCGCCCAGAAGAAAGTGTGCAGCCTGTAAGATCGTGGTGCATACCCCTTGCATCGGGCAGCTGGAAAAG ATCAATTTCCGCTGTAAGCCATCCTTCCGTGAATCAGGCTCCAGGAATGTCCGTGAG CCAACCTTCGTAAGACACCACTGGGTCCACAGGCGACGCCAGGATGGCAAGTGTCGGCACTGTGGGAAG GGCTTCCAGCAGAAGTTCACCTTCCACAGCAAAGAGATCGTAGCTATCAGCTGTTCCTGGTGCAAACAGGCG TACCACAGCAAGGTGTCCTGCTTCATGCTGCAGCAGATTGAGGAGCCCTGTTCCCTAGGGGTGCATGCAGCCGTGGTCATCCCACCCACCTGGATCCTACGGGCCCGGAGGCCCCAG AACACCCTCAAGGCcagcaagaagaaaaagagagcatCCTTCAAAAGGAGATCCAGTAAGAAAGGACCTGAG gaAGGCCGCTGGAGACCCTTCATCATCAGGCCCACCCCGTCCCCCCTCATGAAGCCCCTGCTAGTGTTTGTAAACCCCAAGAGTGGGGGTAACCAG GGCGCTAAGATCATCCAGTCTTTTCTGTGGTATCTGAACCCCCGGCAAGTCTTCGATCTGAGCCAGGGAGGACCCAGGGAAGC GCTGGAAATGTACCGCAAAGTCCATAATTTGAGGATTCTGGCTTGCGGGGGTGATGGCACG GTTGGCTGGATTCTTTCCACCCTAGACCAGCTGCGCTTAAAACCACCACCTCCTGTGGCCATCCTGCCCCTGGGCACTGGCAATGACCTGGCCCGAACTCTCAACTGGGGTGGG GGTTACACAGATGAGCCAGTGTCAAAGATCCTTTCCCATGTAGAGGAGGGGAACGTGGTACAGCTGGACCGTTGGGACCTCCGAGCAGAGCCCAACCCTGAGGCAGGGCCTGAGGAGCGAGATGACGGAGCCACTGACCGG CTGCCCCTGGATGTCTTCAACAACTACTTCAGTCTGGGCTTTGATGCCCACGTCACCCTGGAGTTTCATGAGTCTCGAG AAGCCAACCCAGAGAAGTTCAACAGCCGCTTTCGGAATAAGATGTTCTATGCTGGG ACGGCCTTCTCTGACTTCCTGATGGGCAGCTCCAAGGACTTAGCCAAGCACATCCGAGTAGTG TGTGACGGAATGGACCTAACCCCCAAGATTCAGGACCTGAAACCGCAGTGCATAGTCTTTCTGAATATCCCCAG GTACTGTGCAGGCACCATGCCCTGGGGCCACCCTGGGGAGCACCATGACTTCGAGCCCCAGAGGCACGATGATGGCTACCTCGAGGTCATCGGCTTCACCATGACATCCTTG GCCGCATTGCAGGTGGGTGGACACGGCGAGCGGCTGACCCAGTGCCGAGAAGTGCTGCTCACCACTGCCAAGGCCATCCCTGTGCAGGTGGATGGTGAACCCTGCAAGCTTGCAGCATCGCGGATTCGAATTGCCCTGCGCAACCAGGCCACTATGGTGCAGAAGGCCAAGCGCCGGAGTACTGCCCCACTGCACAGCGA tcagcagccagttcctgagCAGCTGAGGATCCAAGTGAGCAGGGTCAGCATGCACGACTACGAGGCTCTCCATTATGACAAGGAGCAGCTCAAGGAGGCCT CTGTGCCTCTGGGTACTGTGGTGGTCCCCGGAGACAGTGACCTAGAGCTCTGCCGAGCCCACATTGAGAGACTCCAGCAG GAGCCCGATGGGGCTGGAGCCAAGTCCCCCATGTGCCACCCACTGTCCTCCAAGTGGTGTTTCCTGGACG CCACCACTGCCAGCCGCTTCTACAGGATCGACAGGGCCCAG gagcacCTCAACTATGTGACGGAGATTGCCCAGGATGAGATTTATATCCTAGACCCAGAGCTGCTGGGTGCATCAGCCCGACCTGACCTCCCTACCCCTACCTCCCCGCTCCCTGCCTCCCCCTGCTCCCCTACACCCGG GTCACTGCAGGGGGATGCCGCACTGCCCCAAG GTGAAGAGCTGATTGAAGCTGCCAAGAGGAATGACTTCTGCAAG CTCCAGGAACTACACCGAGCAGGAGGTGACCTCATGCACCGCGACCATCAGAGCCGCACACTCCTGCACCACGCAGTCAGCACTGGCAGTAAGGAAGTGGTCCGCTATCTGCTCGATCATG CACCACCAGAGATCCTCGATGCTGTGGAGGAGAA CGGGGAGACCTGTCTACACCAGGCAGCCGCCCTAGGTCAGCGCACCATCTGCCACTACATTGTGGAAGCCGGGGCCTCCCTCATGAAGACAGATCAGCAG GGCGACACTCCCAGGCAGCGAGCTGAGAAGGCTCAAGACACAGAGCTAGCTGCATACCTGGAGAACAGACAACATTACCAGATGATCCAACGTGAGGACCAGGAGACAGCTGTGTAG
- the Dgkz gene encoding diacylglycerol kinase zeta isoform X4: MLPKSAPRRKCAACKIVVHTPCIGQLEKINFRCKPSFRESGSRNVREPTFVRHHWVHRRRQDGKCRHCGKGFQQKFTFHSKEIVAISCSWCKQAYHSKVSCFMLQQIEEPCSLGVHAAVVIPPTWILRARRPQNTLKASKKKKRASFKRRSSKKGPEEGRWRPFIIRPTPSPLMKPLLVFVNPKSGGNQGAKIIQSFLWYLNPRQVFDLSQGGPREALEMYRKVHNLRILACGGDGTVGWILSTLDQLRLKPPPPVAILPLGTGNDLARTLNWGGGYTDEPVSKILSHVEEGNVVQLDRWDLRAEPNPEAGPEERDDGATDRLPLDVFNNYFSLGFDAHVTLEFHESREANPEKFNSRFRNKMFYAGTAFSDFLMGSSKDLAKHIRVVCDGMDLTPKIQDLKPQCIVFLNIPRYCAGTMPWGHPGEHHDFEPQRHDDGYLEVIGFTMTSLAALQVGGHGERLTQCREVLLTTAKAIPVQVDGEPCKLAASRIRIALRNQATMVQKAKRRSTAPLHSDQQPVPEQLRIQVSRVSMHDYEALHYDKEQLKEASVPLGTVVVPGDSDLELCRAHIERLQQEPDGAGAKSPMCHPLSSKWCFLDATTASRFYRIDRAQEHLNYVTEIAQDEIYILDPELLGASARPDLPTPTSPLPASPCSPTPGSLQGDAALPQGEELIEAAKRNDFCKLQELHRAGGDLMHRDHQSRTLLHHAVSTGSKEVVRYLLDHAPPEILDAVEENGETCLHQAAALGQRTICHYIVEAGASLMKTDQQGDTPRQRAEKAQDTELAAYLENRQHYQMIQREDQETAV; encoded by the exons ATGCTG CCGAAGTCAGCGCCCAGAAGAAAGTGTGCAGCCTGTAAGATCGTGGTGCATACCCCTTGCATCGGGCAGCTGGAAAAG ATCAATTTCCGCTGTAAGCCATCCTTCCGTGAATCAGGCTCCAGGAATGTCCGTGAG CCAACCTTCGTAAGACACCACTGGGTCCACAGGCGACGCCAGGATGGCAAGTGTCGGCACTGTGGGAAG GGCTTCCAGCAGAAGTTCACCTTCCACAGCAAAGAGATCGTAGCTATCAGCTGTTCCTGGTGCAAACAGGCG TACCACAGCAAGGTGTCCTGCTTCATGCTGCAGCAGATTGAGGAGCCCTGTTCCCTAGGGGTGCATGCAGCCGTGGTCATCCCACCCACCTGGATCCTACGGGCCCGGAGGCCCCAG AACACCCTCAAGGCcagcaagaagaaaaagagagcatCCTTCAAAAGGAGATCCAGTAAGAAAGGACCTGAG gaAGGCCGCTGGAGACCCTTCATCATCAGGCCCACCCCGTCCCCCCTCATGAAGCCCCTGCTAGTGTTTGTAAACCCCAAGAGTGGGGGTAACCAG GGCGCTAAGATCATCCAGTCTTTTCTGTGGTATCTGAACCCCCGGCAAGTCTTCGATCTGAGCCAGGGAGGACCCAGGGAAGC GCTGGAAATGTACCGCAAAGTCCATAATTTGAGGATTCTGGCTTGCGGGGGTGATGGCACG GTTGGCTGGATTCTTTCCACCCTAGACCAGCTGCGCTTAAAACCACCACCTCCTGTGGCCATCCTGCCCCTGGGCACTGGCAATGACCTGGCCCGAACTCTCAACTGGGGTGGG GGTTACACAGATGAGCCAGTGTCAAAGATCCTTTCCCATGTAGAGGAGGGGAACGTGGTACAGCTGGACCGTTGGGACCTCCGAGCAGAGCCCAACCCTGAGGCAGGGCCTGAGGAGCGAGATGACGGAGCCACTGACCGG CTGCCCCTGGATGTCTTCAACAACTACTTCAGTCTGGGCTTTGATGCCCACGTCACCCTGGAGTTTCATGAGTCTCGAG AAGCCAACCCAGAGAAGTTCAACAGCCGCTTTCGGAATAAGATGTTCTATGCTGGG ACGGCCTTCTCTGACTTCCTGATGGGCAGCTCCAAGGACTTAGCCAAGCACATCCGAGTAGTG TGTGACGGAATGGACCTAACCCCCAAGATTCAGGACCTGAAACCGCAGTGCATAGTCTTTCTGAATATCCCCAG GTACTGTGCAGGCACCATGCCCTGGGGCCACCCTGGGGAGCACCATGACTTCGAGCCCCAGAGGCACGATGATGGCTACCTCGAGGTCATCGGCTTCACCATGACATCCTTG GCCGCATTGCAGGTGGGTGGACACGGCGAGCGGCTGACCCAGTGCCGAGAAGTGCTGCTCACCACTGCCAAGGCCATCCCTGTGCAGGTGGATGGTGAACCCTGCAAGCTTGCAGCATCGCGGATTCGAATTGCCCTGCGCAACCAGGCCACTATGGTGCAGAAGGCCAAGCGCCGGAGTACTGCCCCACTGCACAGCGA tcagcagccagttcctgagCAGCTGAGGATCCAAGTGAGCAGGGTCAGCATGCACGACTACGAGGCTCTCCATTATGACAAGGAGCAGCTCAAGGAGGCCT CTGTGCCTCTGGGTACTGTGGTGGTCCCCGGAGACAGTGACCTAGAGCTCTGCCGAGCCCACATTGAGAGACTCCAGCAG GAGCCCGATGGGGCTGGAGCCAAGTCCCCCATGTGCCACCCACTGTCCTCCAAGTGGTGTTTCCTGGACG CCACCACTGCCAGCCGCTTCTACAGGATCGACAGGGCCCAG gagcacCTCAACTATGTGACGGAGATTGCCCAGGATGAGATTTATATCCTAGACCCAGAGCTGCTGGGTGCATCAGCCCGACCTGACCTCCCTACCCCTACCTCCCCGCTCCCTGCCTCCCCCTGCTCCCCTACACCCGG GTCACTGCAGGGGGATGCCGCACTGCCCCAAG GTGAAGAGCTGATTGAAGCTGCCAAGAGGAATGACTTCTGCAAG CTCCAGGAACTACACCGAGCAGGAGGTGACCTCATGCACCGCGACCATCAGAGCCGCACACTCCTGCACCACGCAGTCAGCACTGGCAGTAAGGAAGTGGTCCGCTATCTGCTCGATCATG CACCACCAGAGATCCTCGATGCTGTGGAGGAGAA CGGGGAGACCTGTCTACACCAGGCAGCCGCCCTAGGTCAGCGCACCATCTGCCACTACATTGTGGAAGCCGGGGCCTCCCTCATGAAGACAGATCAGCAG GGCGACACTCCCAGGCAGCGAGCTGAGAAGGCTCAAGACACAGAGCTAGCTGCATACCTGGAGAACAGACAACATTACCAGATGATCCAACGTGAGGACCAGGAGACAGCTGTGTAG
- the Dgkz gene encoding diacylglycerol kinase zeta isoform X2 produces METFFRKHFQRKAPGPGERQRRSSGMGLPTGKARRRSPAGQASSSLAQRRRSSAQLQGCFPSCGVGTRGASRRRSSTAPPTCNPRFMVDVVPTLQPATVGAQLLGAPLLLAGLMSMKEEEEGAQEGDETAEVSSDAKPGTRTTPFSHQGSWPLLPMPRCLRRASSYLLPADVECGHTLWGLHGHYRRLSQRWPSGQHPGLGGRSPRVSGAAAGPMIPARVRPLSRRRQVALRRKSAGPQPWNTLLMKAITKSGLQHLAPPPPTPGAPCGESERQIRSTVDWSESAAYGEHIWFETNVSGDFCYVGEQYCVAKMLPKSAPRRKCAACKIVVHTPCIGQLEKINFRCKPSFRESGSRNVREPTFVRHHWVHRRRQDGKCRHCGKGFQQKFTFHSKEIVAISCSWCKQAYHSKVSCFMLQQIEEPCSLGVHAAVVIPPTWILRARRPQNTLKASKKKKRASFKRRSSKKGPEEGRWRPFIIRPTPSPLMKPLLVFVNPKSGGNQGAKIIQSFLWYLNPRQVFDLSQGGPREALEMYRKVHNLRILACGGDGTVGWILSTLDQLRLKPPPPVAILPLGTGNDLARTLNWGGGYTDEPVSKILSHVEEGNVVQLDRWDLRAEPNPEAGPEERDDGATDRLPLDVFNNYFSLGFDAHVTLEFHESREANPEKFNSRFRNKMFYAGTAFSDFLMGSSKDLAKHIRVVCDGMDLTPKIQDLKPQCIVFLNIPRYCAGTMPWGHPGEHHDFEPQRHDDGYLEVIGFTMTSLAALQVGGHGERLTQCREVLLTTAKAIPVQVDGEPCKLAASRIRIALRNQATMVQKAKRRSTAPLHSDQQPVPEQLRIQVSRVSMHDYEALHYDKEQLKEASVPLGTVVVPGDSDLELCRAHIERLQQEPDGAGAKSPMCHPLSSKWCFLDATTASRFYRIDRAQEHLNYVTEIAQDEIYILDPELLGASARPDLPTPTSPLPASPCSPTPGSLQGDAALPQDLLCR; encoded by the exons ATGGAGACCTTCTTTAGGAAGCATTTCCAGCGAAAGGCACCAGGCCCTGGAGAGAGGCAGCGGAGGTCCAGTGGCATGGGGCTGCCCACAGGCAAAGCTCGGCGCCGCTCCCCTGCAGGGCAGGCCTCGTCTTCACTGGCCCAGAGGCGCCGCTCCAGTGCACAGCTCCAGGGCTGTTTTCCCAGCTGCGGGGTGGGCACAAGAGGTGCCAGCCGCAGGCGCTCCAGCACTGCACCCCCTACCTGCAATCCCCGCTTCATGGTGGATGTGGTGCCAACCCTACAGCCTGCCACTGTTGGGGCCCAGCTTCTGGGTGCACCCCTGCTGTTGGCTGGGCTCATGagcatgaaggaggaggaggaaggggcccAGGAGGGAGACGAGACAGCTGAGGTATCAAGTGATGCCAAGCCAGGTACCAGGACCACGCCCTTCTCACACCAGGGCTCCTGGCCATTGCTTCCCATGCCTCGCTGCCTGCGCCGAGCCTCCTCATACCTGCTCCCTGCTGATGTGGAGTGTGGCCATACTCTTTGGGGCCTGCATGGCCACTATCGTCGCCTCAGCCAGCGGTGGCCCTCAGGCCAGCACCCTGGTCTTGGAGGCCGAAGCCCAAGAGTCTCGGGCGCTGCAGCAGGTCCCATGATCCCAGCCCGGGTGCGCCCGCTGTCTCGCAGACGCCAGGTAGCTCTAAGGCGGAAGTCAGCTGGACCCCAGCCCTGGAACACCCTGCTTAT GAAAGCCATCACCAAGTCGGGCCTCCAGCACCTGGCACCCCCTCCTCCCACGCCTGGGGCCCCGTGCGGTGAATCTGAGCGGCAGATCCGGAGTACTGTGGACTGGAGT GAGTCAGCAGCGTATGGGGAGCACATCTGGTTTGAGACCAACGTGTCCGGAGATTTCTGCTATGTCGGGGAGCAGTACTGTGTAGCTAAGATGCTG CCGAAGTCAGCGCCCAGAAGAAAGTGTGCAGCCTGTAAGATCGTGGTGCATACCCCTTGCATCGGGCAGCTGGAAAAG ATCAATTTCCGCTGTAAGCCATCCTTCCGTGAATCAGGCTCCAGGAATGTCCGTGAG CCAACCTTCGTAAGACACCACTGGGTCCACAGGCGACGCCAGGATGGCAAGTGTCGGCACTGTGGGAAG GGCTTCCAGCAGAAGTTCACCTTCCACAGCAAAGAGATCGTAGCTATCAGCTGTTCCTGGTGCAAACAGGCG TACCACAGCAAGGTGTCCTGCTTCATGCTGCAGCAGATTGAGGAGCCCTGTTCCCTAGGGGTGCATGCAGCCGTGGTCATCCCACCCACCTGGATCCTACGGGCCCGGAGGCCCCAG AACACCCTCAAGGCcagcaagaagaaaaagagagcatCCTTCAAAAGGAGATCCAGTAAGAAAGGACCTGAG gaAGGCCGCTGGAGACCCTTCATCATCAGGCCCACCCCGTCCCCCCTCATGAAGCCCCTGCTAGTGTTTGTAAACCCCAAGAGTGGGGGTAACCAG GGCGCTAAGATCATCCAGTCTTTTCTGTGGTATCTGAACCCCCGGCAAGTCTTCGATCTGAGCCAGGGAGGACCCAGGGAAGC GCTGGAAATGTACCGCAAAGTCCATAATTTGAGGATTCTGGCTTGCGGGGGTGATGGCACG GTTGGCTGGATTCTTTCCACCCTAGACCAGCTGCGCTTAAAACCACCACCTCCTGTGGCCATCCTGCCCCTGGGCACTGGCAATGACCTGGCCCGAACTCTCAACTGGGGTGGG GGTTACACAGATGAGCCAGTGTCAAAGATCCTTTCCCATGTAGAGGAGGGGAACGTGGTACAGCTGGACCGTTGGGACCTCCGAGCAGAGCCCAACCCTGAGGCAGGGCCTGAGGAGCGAGATGACGGAGCCACTGACCGG CTGCCCCTGGATGTCTTCAACAACTACTTCAGTCTGGGCTTTGATGCCCACGTCACCCTGGAGTTTCATGAGTCTCGAG AAGCCAACCCAGAGAAGTTCAACAGCCGCTTTCGGAATAAGATGTTCTATGCTGGG ACGGCCTTCTCTGACTTCCTGATGGGCAGCTCCAAGGACTTAGCCAAGCACATCCGAGTAGTG TGTGACGGAATGGACCTAACCCCCAAGATTCAGGACCTGAAACCGCAGTGCATAGTCTTTCTGAATATCCCCAG GTACTGTGCAGGCACCATGCCCTGGGGCCACCCTGGGGAGCACCATGACTTCGAGCCCCAGAGGCACGATGATGGCTACCTCGAGGTCATCGGCTTCACCATGACATCCTTG GCCGCATTGCAGGTGGGTGGACACGGCGAGCGGCTGACCCAGTGCCGAGAAGTGCTGCTCACCACTGCCAAGGCCATCCCTGTGCAGGTGGATGGTGAACCCTGCAAGCTTGCAGCATCGCGGATTCGAATTGCCCTGCGCAACCAGGCCACTATGGTGCAGAAGGCCAAGCGCCGGAGTACTGCCCCACTGCACAGCGA tcagcagccagttcctgagCAGCTGAGGATCCAAGTGAGCAGGGTCAGCATGCACGACTACGAGGCTCTCCATTATGACAAGGAGCAGCTCAAGGAGGCCT CTGTGCCTCTGGGTACTGTGGTGGTCCCCGGAGACAGTGACCTAGAGCTCTGCCGAGCCCACATTGAGAGACTCCAGCAG GAGCCCGATGGGGCTGGAGCCAAGTCCCCCATGTGCCACCCACTGTCCTCCAAGTGGTGTTTCCTGGACG CCACCACTGCCAGCCGCTTCTACAGGATCGACAGGGCCCAG gagcacCTCAACTATGTGACGGAGATTGCCCAGGATGAGATTTATATCCTAGACCCAGAGCTGCTGGGTGCATCAGCCCGACCTGACCTCCCTACCCCTACCTCCCCGCTCCCTGCCTCCCCCTGCTCCCCTACACCCGG GTCACTGCAGGGGGATGCCGCACTGCCCCAAG ATCTTTTGTGCAGGTGA